The following are encoded together in the Lathyrus oleraceus cultivar Zhongwan6 chromosome 3, CAAS_Psat_ZW6_1.0, whole genome shotgun sequence genome:
- the LOC127126772 gene encoding uncharacterized protein LOC127126772, with the protein MADPETDNHEEPTFPSKRKPDQEDTHDFPNKSPKITTALNDNNSQESEVPTTTNSSSDAVPVKESGGDDEDDDIEPENDTDDDDDDEDDEEDDSEGERVVDRKGKGILRDDKGKGKLIEEDDDDDEDDDSDDSDDSDDDSDGNVSGSDSDFSDDPLAEVDLDNILPSRTRRRPAYSGVHISGGAGQ; encoded by the coding sequence ATGGCGGATCCTGAAACCGACAACCATGAAGAACCGACATTCCCCTCCAAACGTAAGCCCGATCAAGAAGACACCCACGATTTTCCTAACAAAAGCCCCAAGATAACAACCGCCTTAAACGACAACAATTCCCAGGAATCCGAAGTTCCCACCACAACCAATTCTTCTTCCGACGCCGTTCCCGTCAAAGAATCCGGCGGAGACGATGAAGACGATGACATTGAACCCGAAAACGACActgacgatgatgatgatgatgaagacgACGAGGAGGATGATTCAGAAGGTGAGCGTGTGGTGGACCGGAAGGGAAAAGGGATTTTGCGTGACGACAAGGGAAAGGGGAAATTgattgaagaagatgatgatgatgacgaAGACGATGACAGTGACGACAGTGATGACAGTGATGATGATTCTGACGGTAATGTGTCTGGTAGTGACAGTGATTTTTCTGATGATCCGCTGGCGGAGGTGGATTTGGACAACATTCTTCCCTCCAGGACTCGCCGGCGACCGGCTTACTCCGGTGTGCACATTTCTGGAGGCGCGGGGCAATGA